In Amphiprion ocellaris isolate individual 3 ecotype Okinawa chromosome 5, ASM2253959v1, whole genome shotgun sequence, the genomic stretch TTAGCTCAAAAGCATGACTGTGCTCGAGTGAAGTTATGACACGGCTGTAGATTACTGGTCTTAttacttttacagtttgtttggtGTCATGTGATTTCCCATTAAAAAGAGCTTTTATACATACTGACACCGCCATATTGATCTCTAAAATCAAGTTAAAACTACGCTGGTTACTGCGAGGCCAGCTAAGGCAGTTACTAATGGTTCAACAATGCAGCAAATAAATTTTTCATTATCATCAAATATAATACATTATTTTCACTGACATTTCAGCCCAAAATCAAATGTATTCAATTTTCACcgataaaacaaaaatctgaaaatgccATGTACACaatttggtgattttctgttttggctgacaaatgaaaaaataaaccacaagattaaaagacaaaatgagattaaaaaacaaaacagattaaaagacaaaatgagattaaaaaaatcccATCCATTCCCCCTACCTTTGATGTTGTTAGTGTGTGGTCCCTGTCCATTGGTCTGGCCATTGCTGTGTTTGGTTTCATGTTCATCCTCTTCCAGTTGTTCTAAAGCCAGCTGCCTCCAGCTACGCAGAGATGCTTTGCCCACCCAGTAGCCCTCCCCActgtgacacacacataaacacagataATTAAATGACAGACTTATCTAAACTTGAGTTAACACGCAACACTACAAGTCATCTACCCAAcacttattttgtgtttaccTGAGCGTTCGTTTGACCAGATTGGACACTTCCTTGAAGTCTTCGTTGAGCTGGTTCTTTAGCCGAAGAACTCTGCATCGCTGGCCAACACACTCTCTGCACAGAGACgaagctgcacaaacacacaaaagaggggtaaataaaaatgtaaaagacaaGAGTGGTTTTAGGAGTGCGTGAATGAACAACGTATCTATAGACTGGTTGTACTTTGTATCTAAAGTTTCTAATCTGATAAAGAAGGGCATATCCAGTTTCCAGTAAACCAGTAAGGTTAGTCATTCATCTGCAAACGACTCATCACAGCTAAACGGTAGAATATGTGAGTTTCAACATAGAAATAGAATTAACACAGAAACTGATCACAATCAAGTATATTTATGTGGCATGTTTTAAAACACTTAGAGTTGCTGAAACATTACGACCCCTACGAGCCTCCATAAgccatgaaaacatgaaatatctgCTCTATGAAGGTTCAGTGGATTAACAGTGTTCTTTGCAGGAATGAAGtctcactctgtgtgtgttgtcaaCATAGAAtgaatataaaagatggacgtagtCTGCAGATACGACAAGTCAAGTTACAGCACAACTGACTTACTGTACTCATTGTATCTAACAGGCAGCAGGTGTCGACTCCTCTGACTGCAAAGTCTGACTGTATAAAAGTCTGAGGAAACAATCTCACTTTGCCAGCCCATTCTGTAGTGAATTATGATCTGGCTGTACCACACTATTATTCTGCTATAGACTTCAAAATGTTATGGTTtgcttgtatttctttaaatcaatcacAATATTCGTAGGCAGGGCTAAGAGAAGGATGCGGATTTGGTGTTCCCTGAAAATAGTGATGGGTAGAATTGTAGTGGTTGCACAATTGCATGCAGGCTGATAAGCACTACATTAAAATAGATAATctactgcaaaacaaaaaaaaaacagactagcAGGACTGATGTGCATGATACAAATCCTctaaaatactttaaattttCAGTGTACTAGGTTGCTGTTGTTTCCCATAGTCCAGTAACAGTAACACAGACAGTAGACAGAAGGACAAAACCATAGAAATGAGTGGAGGTTTCTACCCATATACTACCTagtcagaaaaacaagaaaataagcCTACTTCTCACTTGTTCCATTACCTTGTGGTTGCAGACTAATTGTACTAATGAGTCtatggtctcaatcactagtttcaagtctATTTCAATGCAGAAtgatgttcatttagtaaattaagGTCCAGTTTAGAGGGgaatagacaataaagcagaGTATGCTTTAGGGCAGAGCTACCATGTGGCTGACAGGTTGCTACAGTTTTCTCTAGTCAGACCGACCCTATGCTTGCTACTTCTGGCTTCAAAAGACCAAGATCGAGAGGACCAAATCCCAGACTTGAAGCTCCGCAACAGTAATCCACAGACCAAGGGGTATGCTCATGGTTGCAATATCTATCTTTAAGCAGGCAGGTGCGCAAAAGCCATCGCGCAGGCGAAGCAAGGGCAGTGGATGACATGGGAAGGAGTGGAAAAGAGGAAGATCTCTTGGCAAGAGCTGTGGGATTTGGAGACGTTTAGAGCAAACTTCACCATCAATGCGGCCTATGATGTCCTACCATCACCCAAGAACCTCAACCAATGGTGAAGACACTACATGCTCACTCTGCCCGACTTCCAGCTTCACTCAAACACATCTTAGTGGGCTGCAAGACCGGCATTGCTCAAGGCTGTTACACCTGACGGCACAGGCAGGTGCTGAAGTGTCTGGCACTAGCGCTGGAGACGCAGTGCATGAGTATTAATGACCTTCCACCCATGTCGACCCGAAGGCAAGAAAGAACGTTAGTCTGGGAGGGTGAGGGTCCTCTTCCATGAGCCCCTCTCGGCTGCGCAGGATCTGGGCAGTTGAGAGGAGCCTGCGATTGGAGGATGCTGTTAGACCTTGACCAAAAGCTCTGCTTCCCATCTGAAATCGCATCAACCAACCTGCGACCAGACCTATGATCAGCATTGCTTAGGCACGTCTGCAGCATTGAGCTCAGTGTCCTGGGAGAGCTCGGTAGAGGAGGCCTATGAGCGCAAGAAGCTGAGGTATACGGAGCCTGCTGCTGATGCAAATCAGCGaggctggaaggtgagggtCCGACCAGTCGAGGTAGGCTGCAGAAGATTCGTAGCCACCACGACATCCAGGCTTCTCCAGGAGGTGGGGAAGGCCCACCGGCAGGCAATGAAGGACCTCTCCAGAGCTACTAAAAAggaagtcagtggctgtggatgaagagaaaggatTCCACCTGGGCCTTCAGGTGAGTAGACGGCATTTAGGGGGTGAACCTGGGACActgggattcactgctgaaccctctggaggtgtcgTGGGCCTATCAGCGAAACACTGATGAAGCAGGGCGCCCActtgataacccagaggatgcCCTCACtcactggaccatcccacagagtctTAGGTGTCTCATGTATGCAAAAAGAGAtatcaacatctagtcctaTCCAACAGATTTAAAATACAGTCCGTGATTGTAATATGAGTTTCTGCGAGTCTCTCCTTTTGAAACGGTGACCTCCCACAACGCATTGTCAAAGTCTAAGcactcaaaacaacatatattatttatgttgtttaccTAACTTGTGTAcacttgtttcatttcagctcaaTGTGAGAGTCTCTACCACTGTTTTCCTGCACTATTTTCCTGAGCCAGAGCGGACCATGTGCCACCAACTCACGCAAACCCATGTgtgaaagcaaacacacacagctaagAGTACCAGACATGAGTGGACTGAAGGAaagacaggtgaagtgaagacaacattaaacaaGCTAAAAACCACTGCAATTGTCATTCAGTGCTAGCATGAGCTAATTTTTGTGTCAGCACTATTGAACTGAACTTTAGAACAGTAATTTGATCATTGTAATGGATGTGTGACTAGATGCCCTAATGCTTCATTAGTTTTGCagcttgtctctgtgtttgactAACCGTCCAGTCTTGGCCCCCCACCGTAACGCTCGTAAAGGAGTTGTGCAGCTTGAAGGGAAACCCTCTTGGAATCTCCCACCTTGTCCGGATGCAATTTGCCATGTGAGCACAGGAACAAGGAGCAGTCAATTTCTTTTGTGGCAGTGGAGTCATCAAGCCACTTCTTTAGCCAGTCCAGGGGGATAAACTCATATTGCTCACCTGTGGAGGGAAAGCACAGGAACACatcaaacataaacacacaaaaccaaataCGGTAATATATGACAACAGCTACCTCTCTGTATATGGTTACTGACTTATCAATAGGCTGTACAAACAAATGCTAAAACATTTAGGCTACATAATATCACGATACATTATTTGCATTTGGTAAAAATCACAATCACTTGTTGGTTCAGTAGGGTGTTGTATTAGTAATATTACTATTCTTAActgaaaatgatgacaaatgtgTGGACCCTGTAGTGTTTCTGTTAAGTTGGCTGTGTGTGATTAAGGAATGTTTTACCGACCGTCTCTTGCAGGTAAAAGCTCGTAGAGCTCCTTCACCTCTTCATGTTTGGCCTTGCCCTTATCCACGCTCTGTTTTCTCATGTCAGCCATCTCATTACACCACTCCTCAAATTTATGGTTGTCTTGGTCTACCAACCTCTGAAGGAAAGCTGGAATCCAGGACAGAAAGGAAAGACCATCAGACATTCAGCATGCACTAGGTAGTAGGTTATATTTTTGTTAATAAAAcctgacaaaataaataacGCAGCTTAACTGCCTACAAGGCATGTTGTTACACACAAAGATGTTTATGACATTTCTACTCCTCACCTGGCACCTCAACGTTGGTCCTAGAGGGATCTAAACTCTCCTCTTCTTGGACCTTATACACAAGCATGTATGCATTTCTGGAGCAGTGGTAGCCTTTACTGCACTTGGGCTTTCTTGTCTGGGATTTCACTGTCTCGGCTAGGGAGGAAGAAGACCAAGTAACAAGAGAAACATTTTTGACCAAAGTGTTTACATTTATACATGATTCTAAGGTGGATAAAAGGTAGtactctttattttttttagtttttctaatGCATCATGGTGACctcacagttaaaaaaaacaaaaaacaacttgacTGCAATTGAAATATTCAGCTAGCTCacaatatgatgtttttaattGCAAACAATATTACTGTACATTACAAACAATACTGATACCTTGAAAATAACTTTGGATTTCTGGAAGATGGAATTGTACAGTATCCCTTTAACACGACTCACCAATGTCCTCCTCAATACCAAGCTGGAGCTTCTTGCCTTCCATCTTCTCGATTTCCTCATCATTGAATTTGTACCAGTCGCCAGTACGAGCGTCTTTCACGTGAGCAATGTAGTGGCCAGAGTAGGCACTGATTCCCCGATGGATCAGCACTGCACTCAGCTCATAAACACACTTCTGGTCTGGAGAAGTCgaagcacacacaaacagcatacttattgtggaatcatcaTGACATGTTGTATCATCAGCTAAGCAAAGTTTTGCTCTGTATATACTTAAAATTTAGCGAGCTGCTAGGTTGCTGTAGGACCCCTCAACATTTCACTCTTGAACATGAATTCAAAAGACTTGGTCATAGTTGTCATTGTGACTGTTGAGGGAAAAATAATACTGCAAATACCTTGTTTTCCTTCCAAGAAAGGTCCCATGTCTAGTTGCTCTGGAAAACTTATGAAAGTGTTGAGCTTTTTCTTGTGGCCCGTTTGTCTGAAGAAGGGAAAACAGTTCAGTACAGAATCTGTTCTAAAAATACCTGAAACACCATTGGCATCAGCAATTAATTCAGTAAAATTGGATTAGTCAGGTTTGTTCTCATGAACAGATATTTAATAAGCAACAACATTTAGCCTTTCCAAAGTAACGTAACCTGTTCACACATGGAAAGCAGCACAAAGTCATGGCTGACCTATCAAAGACAAATCGCATGAGCTGCAGGTTGAGGGTTGGAGGAAGGCTGTGCAGTCTGATCCTCCGGGTGGCATTCTGTTTACTCTGACAGCACTCACAGAAGTAGCGGTTGTCCCCTTCCAACTTCTCCTCCTTCAGGGTGAAGCACAAGGTAAATGTTAGGACAAGGACACAAAGAGATACATTACAACAGAAGAAGGAGTAATTTACCTATAgggcacacagaaacaaatcaacttCTAATTAAAACTGTACCAATTAATTGATTTGATGTTATTctgtattgcacatttaaacaaacagaattgaaaaactttttaGCTTCCCTTCTGCTAACGActattatgtttattattttgtgtcattctttcTACAAAGGCACTGAAACAAactctgaatgtgtgtgaatgaatgtgtttgtgtgtccagtgctgctgtttcttgCTTTGTTGTGTCAGTTATGCTTTACAGCAATCAAACACATTGAGTTTGGTAGAGAACGACAGTTACCTTCAAGAACTCTGTGACACACTCAGTGATGTTCTTGTGACCCTGGATGTTGAGCTCCAGCTCATAGAATCGGGACGGCAATGCAGACGATCGTCCACACTGGTTACACCTAGAAGCCAGACCAAACGAACTGCAGTTATATTGGCTGTATGGATCATCTAAAGTTAGTTTGTCAGAGTAGTTTTAGCAAAAATTTGTTTTCAATAATGTCAGTTTCAATTAGTTAAATTTGATATAAAGTGAAAACCAGAAAAAACTAAGTGTAGTGTAACATACATAAAGGCTGTACCACAAAGCAAGATGAGTGGGTTAGGGAGGTCTGCTGAGCTttaagtcagagttttcagtatcaTGAAGGTAGTTCTCTTTTATCCTGctagatcaccgtggtaacttATGCTGCAGAACAAACCTGGTCTGGAATAGGTTATGTTGAAAGgcctgtatttaaatgagctgaaagaaGCATGTCTCTTTAACCAAATCGTTTCCTGACAATTCTTAATGAGTGATACAGATTCTAAGCTGATGGAATATGTCCAATCTGCAAACCAGTTGAGCTGTATGATATGAATCGTACTGAATCAATATGCGCAATTAAAGTATCGCACATTGTATGCTCGCGTGATGCAGAAATCGCAataatatgttttcatgtttggtcCTGATTCGCTGTCAGCTCTGTTCACACTGCAGTTGGGAGAACATAGATTAGAAAATGGATTAACCTACTGGTATATACTACAGAGAATAGTCAATcaattaatttcactttgatttggctaaaaattaaagtgatttcctgcaTTATGTGACAATGACAGACCTATATGCAGTTCAATGTAGTAAAATGTTACAACGTGCAGTTGTTGTACAACGTGCAGTTGTTGAGTtctaaataatatataaacaggcaattaacagttttctaccaacaTTCATGTCCTGCATCATTTGCAGTGCTTTGTACCATCATAAATGTTTATACTCCTCATAGCTCTACATTAAAACTACCTGTTGACTGCAGCCATCAGGACACCACTGGTCCATTTCGCAAGAAGAGTCACACGCAATAAACACCCTTATTCAAGTGAATGTGCACATAGATTGAAGCAGAAAGCCTAAAttgacaaagaaagttgataaaCACCTTCATGATAGCCATTATCTGTGGCTGCTTTCTACACAGAGAAAGCCTGGCTATGTCAAACCTGTGCCATCGTACAGCCCTCAGCTATCTACCTTGCTCCGCTGACATGACAACAAGCCTCGCATCTTCTTCAGGAAGGTTAAATAAATGGCTGTTCAACCTAATCTCACCTCTGGCTGGTACCACTGATAAAAGTCTTACACCACCAGGCAgtgtgacttgtttttttttttgttttttttaagggttttttttgccttttgttggctttattggACAGGTTAatgaagaggcagacaggaaagtagggagacgAATGGGGGGAAGATCTGCAGCAAAGgtccatgagctggaatcgaacccagacTGCTGTGTCAGGGACTTTAGCCCCTGTCtatgggtcgcccactcaaccTGAGCGCCCCCAACAGTGtgacttttaaaaacaatgcatttaaTAAAGAGAACAGAACATCTCTCTGCTGAGCAACAACAAAACTTCCCCTCTGCAAAAACATCTTCCTGTTTTCCATATTATTGCACTGTGTGACGTGACCAAGCCAAAAATATGACAGTCTAGAGGAGACTAGCAACACATCCAAATGTAAATGTCCTTTATCCAAACAGCTGTTTAGTTTTTATGCGAAAAACAGAAACCTAAAAAGTTGCTTATGAGCCAAGACCTGACACTTCACTCACAACTGAGGTTCAACTTCTGTCACGCTGCCAAGAGCACACACTAAAGCCTAATTTTTACATCTGCAAAGAAGATTTGTGTAACAAGTCACTGCACAGTGCAAAGACAGTATAGTATGCGGTAGACTGGATGTCACTGAAAACACTGGGCAGAGCTCCAGATTCCAACCAGTCTGAGGGTACGTGAGTTAAAATTTCATGTAGTCACAGTTGTGCAAGTGCATGATGGTCATTAGGCTGCTTTGTTGTCCCTCCAGCCGACATGGTTAGCTACTGCACTAGCCATTGTGGTTCAAAGCAGTGCTTTTCCCGTATCATTGGCTCAGTCAGTCTCTACCTGACCGACATGTAAAACGATCAGTTTAAATGTGGTTTATCAACTAATAATGTAAAACATCAAactgagagagaggagggggctACTTTAGAAGGAGAGGGCCTGATTCAGACACACGATGAttctgtgaagaaaaacaatcatttacTATTTTCAATGTCAATAGCTCCTACAGAACAAGGACTTCAAATTTACAcaaataattacatttctgttatttgtaAGGTTGGTGGTTTGATCCCCTATTCTATCCATGTTCCCTGGATTACATGCGATACGGTTGATCACAGCATCTTATTAGACACTAGAACATGTTATTGGACTTATAGGAACCAcaataaattagtttaaaatcaTACTTATCAGACAGATTCTGGTTTGTTTACGTCAATGATGACTCTTCCACTCACACTAGAGTTAGTTATGGAGTTCCACGGATTTGTGTGTTAGAACAATACTACTTAGTTTGTACATGCTCCTCTTAGGAAATATTATTAGAAAGAACTGCATTCATTTCCATTGATACAAAAATTACACTCAGCTATATTTATCtttgaagccaaatgaaaccagTCAGTTGGTGAGACTCCAGACATGTCAGAAGGAAATAAAAGCCTGGATGACGTGTAATTTTTCTCTCCTAAATTACTAAAACCAAAACTGAAGTTAATGTATTTGGTTCTGAACACCTCAGAAATACATTGTATAACAAGAtacttcctcctccttctctcccaCCATCGCTAACTGCTTACTCATAGGAAAACCAAAtgcaactttggattgttgggttctctgttctgtTTAAAATTCGTAAGGTctgcaaattaatattttaagtgctgtgagatgacatgttttgaatttgcgctataataataaaatctaattgaactgaattgaagcTCAACCATTAACAAAATATATACTTATCttccataaaagaaaaaaaattgtcaaatttgAGTATTGAGTGGCCTTACATGGTAACATAGGAGAACTGTCCACAGAACTGCTGCTGGATAACATTCTGCAGGCTGGGGTTCTTCTGCTTAGACAGTGTATCCTCCAACAGAGACAAGAACAGCTTTGAAAACTCCTGGGCATCCTGAAAATCAAAGGTTTCAATTAAGTTCTCTGTAGCTAAACCAAGACTATAATCATTGAGGGTCCAATAAAGCATTAATTCTTCAATGTAATTATGatatcagaaaacaaaaactttgaGAATTTTTAGATAGTCAAATTTTATGGCTCTGAGAACTGGTAATTTTTGTTGGGTAATGCCAACCTAAGTGAAATATATAATCCAAGTAATCTTTATAACTGTGAAACCAGCTCTGTATCTCTAAAGTTATGATAATTTTCCTTGCTTTATGTCTGGATTTACCTGTTGCTGTCCTGTGTCCAGGCCCAGTGCTTTGACCAACCCTGAAGGATCGATGTACTTTCTGTTGCTATTCTGCAGAAGAGCAAATAAATACTGCAGATGCTCACAGATTGACTGGGGCTCgtaatctggaaaaaaaaaaaaaaacacaacacagatatttacttgtGAGGACAAATGGCATTTATTACATCTAAAAAGGTACATTGGCATGCTGGCCTCACACCAAAGTGGGCCTTCCTTTACGTTTATCATATCATGTCAATCATGGAAATTTATTTGAGACAGACTCAAACTTGCCAACAACCCCAGCAAcaaatgaactgaaaataaGCGATCTGGGATTCTCAGCTCACTTTATCacttacaacaacacaacaagtATACCCACTGTGAGTTTGTCTGATGCAAAGCACAACTAAATCAAACTGGCAGGGGGTTAGATTTTAGGTTTAATTTCTTCAGTTACACTATCCAGACAAATTCTCTCTGTGAAGGTTATCGATCACTcactaaataaatattattgaaAAGTTCACATTACTCTATTGTACAAAGGCTTAAATTCAACTATAATGCTCTCAAATGTGTAAATAGTGCTTTATTCCTGAGTTGGAACCTCGTGTATGTTTGAATGCAAAACAATCTCAACTGTAATGATTTGATGCATCAGACTTTTGACTTAGGTAGACTTGTACACCACAACAGCCTAACATAatttttggagacattttgcaCTCATTTGAACTGAGAAAAGAAGAAAGCCTAAGTGTTGACTGTTACAACAGCACAGCAGGGATCGTAGCTCTACTTAAGACTGATGCACAaccaagttttaaaaaaaaaaagcagattagTACAATTTGGCTACACCAAGCTGGCATAAAtcatggaaaaaacaaacatgaggaAACACCTCATTATTAAATATGTTGTTATACCAGATTTAATGTTGTGTTCCTGTGCTCGCGAATTGTGGCACTGATAGAGGCTCCTACGCAGCTCCAGGTTGTGGAACCACACTTGCAGGAATGTGTTAACATAACATGTGGCACCAAGGTTGGTCAGGCCAACAAAGGTGTTCTGGAaggggacagagagacagagagacattGGATGAACTGGACTTTTAGATATACTTGTATCTCTGATCTAGGTGGTCCACcttcaaacaacaacaatgagaCGGGTGAGTAAGTCATTATCAGAGTGTGCGCCCAGTGAAAGAAATACCTTGTCTCGACGTTCTGAATTTGGGTCATCGATATTGTGGAAAGCATTTTCATCGATCTCCCCCAGCCAAGCATGTTCACCAATACCCACAAGACAGTTAGGATTTCCTTTGCAGTTCCTCCTGGAAAAACAAGTCATGATGATTAACCCTACTTCCACAATCAGTTTCAGCTAAGCTGCACTTAAACAAAATCAGAATCTGATAGTTTGAGGTTTTGCATACAAAGCAACGTAAATTTTGAAACGAACCTTTTATTTATAGTTAGAAGCCCAAGCAAGGCAAAACTCATCAAATGAAAGAATTAGTGCTGACTACGATATACTGTCAACCATCGTGTATGTTTGAACAAATCTGTGGTTTGTCGAACAGACAAGTGAATCTTCATGACTTTTCACACAAAGTTTACAAATCTACCCTACGCGCTATGAAGGCTAGTCCGCACACAGGGAAACAAAACAGACGTTTGATGCAGATTAGCATCTCGGTGCGCGGCTGGCCTTTTGAGCCCCCTACTTTAACATTAAACATACAGTtttgttactgttgtttttgttgacacaTGGCAGCACAACATCGGCACATTGATAAAAAATGTTACAACTGTACCTGCAGGTTCCTCTCTTACAGGCCGGGAGACGAATACGATATGCTAGCTCGATATGTTCCAGCTTTATATCTTCTGGTTTCACCGTTTCCACCCAACGCCAAGCTGCTTTCTCAAGCTGTACGCGGGGCGCCATAATCCTACGATGAAACGTTTACCACAGTCAGATGTATGATTCCAACAAAGCAACAAGGCAAATGATAAAGGTTCGCCAAGCTTTTTCCACGAATGCTAACATAGCCGGCTAGCAGGAGCTAAATAAGTTCCTGTAGGTCATAGCCTAGTTCTTACGAAGCAACCTCCCGTTAGCTTTGTGGCgcaagctaatgttagctttgtcGTGCGCTAACTACTCTGTTTAAGCATATGAAAACACATCGTAACGAAGCATATATCACTGAAATACGATAAgttacaacacaaaatatttgcAGGGTAACGTCAGAAGTAAGAACTAGACTcgtgctaatgttagctagcagctaaaaTGTAGCTAGCCCGACCGGCAGTGTTAGCAGTCATTTTAGCCTCTACTTTCTATTTAACGCTGACGCTAACGTATCGAGTTTATTGTGTTACGGTCAAATATCATCGAACCTTTCATGCGTGCAGCTGCTTCACcaaaaatatttatgtattttcacattttattcacGGTTTATTTTAGATTTAGCGCCCTTGCGTCagtttataaataaattatttctccGCTCAAAATCAACACGGCGTCAAACAGTGACGTAGCGACGTCACTCTCTTGTGAGtggaggaaggaaaagaaacatGCGGACGCTGCCCTCAGAGGCCTCCCCTCAGTCCACATAGCAGCAGGAGCACTTTCAAATATGCTGTGTGTAGTCTCAAGAATTAAACTATACATTGTGCCGAACGACCCGTTCACGtcttgatgtgtttgtgttaacGACCAAATCTGACTGAAATATGCAGTATACACTGACTGGCCATTTTATTAGatacaccttgctagtaaaaggttggacccccttttgccttcagagcTGCCTTGATTATTGGTGTCATATTATCAACAAGGTggtggaaacattcctcagagattttggtgaatattgacatgatagcatcatgcagttgctgcagatttgtcggctgaacatccatgatgtgaatctcccgttccaccacatcccaaaggttctattggactgagatctggtgactgtggaggccattggagtacagagaactcatCGTCATGTTCAAGagaccagtttgagatgatttgagctttgtgacatgatGCATTATCCTGttggaagtagcatcagaagatggctcactgtggtcataaagggatggacatggttagcaacaatactcaggtaggctgagGTGTTTAAACCAtgatcagttggtactaagAGGCCCAAAGTGAGCAAAGAAAAtctcccccacaccattacaccaccagcagcagcctgaaccgttgatacaaggcaggatggatccatgctttcatgttgtttacgctAAATTCTGACTATCTAAATgtcgcagctgaaatggagactcatcagaccaggcaacatttttccagtcttctattgtccagttttggtgagtctgggtgaattgtagcctcagtttcctgttcttagctgacaggagtgacacctggtgtggtcttctgctgctgtagaacatcttcttcaaggttggatgtgttgtggttcagagatggtattctgcattccttggttgtaaccagtggttatttgagttactgttgtcagtctgtccattctcctctgacctctcacatcaacaagtcattttcattcacacaactgctgctcactggatattttctctttttcagaccattttctgtaaaccctagagatggttgtgtgtgaaaatcccagtagatcagcagtttctgaaatactcagaccagcccatCTGACACCAACAACCATGTCCTGTTCAAAGTcccttaaatcccctttcttccccattctgatgctcagtttgaacttcagcaggttgttttgaccacgtctacatgcttcaatgcattgagttgtggtcatgtgattggctgaataGCTATTTATGTTAACAAGCAATCG encodes the following:
- the usp48 gene encoding ubiquitin carboxyl-terminal hydrolase 48, producing MAPRVQLEKAAWRWVETVKPEDIKLEHIELAYRIRLPACKRGTCRRNCKGNPNCLVGIGEHAWLGEIDENAFHNIDDPNSERRDKNTFVGLTNLGATCYVNTFLQVWFHNLELRRSLYQCHNSRAQEHNIKSDYEPQSICEHLQYLFALLQNSNRKYIDPSGLVKALGLDTGQQQDAQEFSKLFLSLLEDTLSKQKNPSLQNVIQQQFCGQFSYVTMCNQCGRSSALPSRFYELELNIQGHKNITECVTEFLKEEKLEGDNRYFCECCQSKQNATRRIRLHSLPPTLNLQLMRFVFDRQTGHKKKLNTFISFPEQLDMGPFLEGKQDQKCVYELSAVLIHRGISAYSGHYIAHVKDARTGDWYKFNDEEIEKMEGKKLQLGIEEDIAETVKSQTRKPKCSKGYHCSRNAYMLVYKVQEEESLDPSRTNVEVPAFLQRLVDQDNHKFEEWCNEMADMRKQSVDKGKAKHEEVKELYELLPARDGEQYEFIPLDWLKKWLDDSTATKEIDCSLFLCSHGKLHPDKVGDSKRVSLQAAQLLYERYGGGPRLDASSLCRECVGQRCRVLRLKNQLNEDFKEVSNLVKRTLSGEGYWVGKASLRSWRQLALEQLEEDEHETKHSNGQTNGQGPHTNNIKEFGPELSEGTEEEMKTFNEDIVCSHGGLSILETERKLVSSDVWTKLREYFPKAPEFTENQEPCQQCLTLEQEEKDNEAVSKMMALDQKNQLLNLFHEKNRPTLTKWPQGTDVLYIVPLFFVDEWRKFIRRPTKSSPVSNVGNTLLLCPHGGFMFTYDSLINGDAQHVALLWPNEWDVISRLFIVDQPISLHCFRQTTPTGSTTQYTTQPDLCWECRESFLFQQQRDLREYTQATIYIRKVIEDKRMVKEAAPELNASSSEAEEDKDEHPKMDGEKDPDFSQSQDGAKRLKLSDSSTPSTAAVPVTNVTKLGGIRRSTRHRKLRGEKALIVSANQTLKELKIQIMHAFSVAPFDQNLSIDGKSLTDDLATLGSLGVIPESIICLKADEPIADYAAMDDVYQVRMPEEGFKGTGLLGH